The Chryseobacterium oranimense genome contains the following window.
GAAAAATTATGAAAAACTATTTAAAATTATTGATAGCATTGTTTATTCGGGAGATAGTTTCCTCTTTTCCAATCAGTTCCATGATGTCCGGAACGTCAGGACCTTTTAGTTCTCCTACCAAAGATAAACGCAGTGGCATCATTACTTTTCCCATGCCCATGCCTTTGTTTTCCGCGAAATCGTGGACTGCCTGCTTCAGGATTTCTGATGTAAATTCAGTGGTTGTAAGATTTTCTGCCAATTCACCTAAAACAACAGATGTTTCTTCGTTCCATGCTTTTTTCGATGCTTTCTCATCATAAGAAAGGGGAGCTTCGAAGAAAAATTTTCCGTTTTCGTAAATGTCTTTCGGAAAGGTAGCTCTTTCTTTCATCAGATGAATAATTTTTAATAATTTTTCATCCTCAATATTTAAGTTTAAGTCTAAATTTTTAAGAATAGTTAATAATTCTTCATTAGATTTTAATTGGATATAATGATGATTTAGTGATTCTGATTTTTCTTTACTAAATCTAGCTCCGGCTTTATGAACTTTATGTAAATCAAATTCTTTGATCATTTCTTCCAAAGTGAGATTTTCTTTATCGTCAGCAGGAGACCAGCCTAAAAGCGAAATCATATTAATAAATGCCTCAGGAAGATAACCGCTTTCCCTATAGCCTTTTGAGACATTTCCTGTTTTAGGATCCGTAAAGTTTAAGGGAAACACAGGGAATCCGAATTTATCACCGTCTCTTTTGCTTAATTTCCCGGAAAGGCCCTTCTTTAAAAACTGCTTTACGGAAGCGGTTAAAGGGTTATCTTTATCGTTTTCGCCCAGCATGGACTTAAATCTTGGGTTTTTTACTTCTGAAAAGAAAGATTTGATAAGCTCTGCGGATTCATCAAAAGAAAACTGACTGTTTTTCAATACAAATTCTTCTGCAAAAGATTTTGTAATACCATCTATGTTATCTTTATTGATTAAAGTTGATACATCAGGCTTCAGGATCAGGGACAGGTGTGCGAACTGTGGCGCTTCCCAGCCCATTGCTTCGTATAGTAAAGTGTGAAGTCCTAAAGACGGCAGCCATTCTTCACCACGGATCACGTGGGAAATTTCCATTTCATGATCATCAATGATGTTGGCAAAATGGTAAGTTGGCATTCCGTCGTTCTTTACAAGAACTTTGTCGTCCAGTGTATTGGTATTCACGGAAGAATGTCCGCGGATAATATCTTCAAGATTAAGGGTTCTGTCTACCGGCATTTTGAATCTTACCACATAAGGTGTTTTTTCATCCAGTAATTTCTGAACTTCCTCTTCGGAAAGGGCGACACTGTTTCTGAGACGGTTTCTGGTTTTATTATCATAAGAGAAAACTTCGCCATTGGCCTCAAATTCAGCACGGATGGCATCCAGCTCTTCCGGAGTATCGAAAGCGATGTAAGCGTAGTCTGTTTTCAGGATCTGTTCGGTGTATCTGTCGTAGATATCTCTTCTTTCAGACTGTCTGTAAGGGGCAAATTTCCCTCCTTTCTTAGGACTTTCATCAGGAATGATTCCGCACCATTCTAAAGCTTCCTCGATGTATTCTTCAGCTCCTTCAACGTATCTTGCCGTATCTGTATCTTCAATACGAAGAACAAATTCACCACCCTGGTTTTTAGCAAAAAGATAATCATATAATGCGGTTCTTACGCCTCCCAAATGCAAAGGTCCTGTAGGACTTGGAGCAAAACGGACTCTTACTTTCTCCATTTCAATAAAAATTTTGTGCAAATTTACTTAAAATTACCCGAGTTCAGGGTAAGAAAATTAAGATTAAAAGGCTGAAAGCTTGAAGGAGAGGACTGGAAGTTCTTATTTATATTATTTTTACACTGATCCCTTTCTTTAATGAAATTTATTTCCCCACCGATTTCACGGATTTCCGCAGATGTTTATGTTATACTTTAATGAAATTGTTAAAATGATACGCAATGATTCGTGTAAATCCGTGAAATTCGTGGTTAAAAAAAATTAATAAACCTTCTATTTTCTTCAAGCTTCTATCTTATTTAAGCATGAGTAGTTTAAAGAATAAGACCGGATTTTTATACTTGACCTTGTATTTTTCTTTTTTCCATTCCGTTCGCAGTCTCTCTTTTTCGGACTCAGAATCTTTTTCGGACAAAAGGATTTCATACTTGAAATGGATGAGCTTCAGCTGGTATTTTTTATAAAGTTCTTTGTCGGCTTTGATATAATCGAGGTATTTGTGAGTTACTTTTTCATAAGAATCTTTCATCAGCTTCCAGTTTCTTGAAAGGCTTGTGGAAAGAATCCTGTAGTAAAACAGTTTTTTATCGATAAAGCCTATTTTGTATCCTTTGGAGGTAAGTCTCAGATTCATATCCCAGTCTTCGGTATTGATGTTTTCGTCAAACGGATATTTCACCAGAAGCTCTTTTTTTACGAATGTTCCTACATTGGCTGTTTTATTTTCAGAAACATTTTCATGGAAAAAACGGTCAAGGGTATCTATGATCTGTTTTTTTTCTTTTGGGGTATAGGCATCTGTCATTTTATCTTCAGACTGATAATATTTATAGCCATCTGAAAGGATAAAATCTACCGGGTTCTTCTGAATGTATGAAACTTTCTCTGCTAAATGATCTTCAGTGAACCAGTCGTCTCCCGAAAGAAGGGAAACATATTCTCCCGAAGCATGTGAAACTGCTATATTAATGTTTTTTGATACTCCAAAACTTTCAGTGTTCCGGATCATCCTGAAATGCCGGTCAAATTTTGAAAGGACTTTTTCCGCATTTTCAAATGTCTTGTCTTTGGAAGCATTATCCAAAAGAATGATTTCATAATTGATATAGGACTGCGAAATAGCGGACAAGCATGCCTGCTCAATGAACTTTTCATGGTTCATGGTAATAATGATGAGGCTTACAAGCGGCGGATTGTTCATTGCTTTTAGGGTGGAATTGTTTAAAATTAGGGTGTATCCTGTAAATAAAATAAAAGTATTAGATAAATCAGTAGAGTTTTATGGTATTAACGGATGATATTTTATATTGTTGTGGAGATTACTGCATCATACTGTATATTTTAGTTAAAATAATATCTTCAACATTATCTACAGGGATTCCGCTTTGTCCGTAAATGAAGAAGCTTTCATATCCCTCATAGTTGGGAGCAACTTTTTTTATGTGCCATTTTACGGGAAGATAACTTGATACATCATTGGAATATCCTAATACGGTTAGTTTCATGGGGTTGAAATGGTTGTATAAATCAATGGCATATTGAGAAACGGCTTCCCGGCTCAATGCGATAATATTCCAGTCACCTATCTTTAAAATTTGTATATAAACCGTTGCAGATTTAGGAAGTGTACCTGATGTATACTGATGAATCATTCTATTGGCCCATCTTACATTTCTTTCAGAGACTTGGTCGTATTTTCCTAAGTTGGCATTTTTAATACTCACAGCCTTATTGAAAGTGAAATTATTAAGAGGTACAGCAATTGAGTCAAATTTAACAGTAATTTCTCCGGTAACAGCTGATGATGATACAGAAAATAAATTATTGAAATCCTGAGTCAGTTTATTTGCAGTTTGATCGGGAGTATCTGTTTTATAAGGATTAATATCACCTGCACATCCCTGCATAAGCTGTATATTGCTAATGTTCTTTAATGTTCCGAGTTTATCTCTTGTAGCTCCTACATAGTTCGATGAAATGGTAACAAAATCACGTGCCGGGCTATTATGCCAGACAGGGTGGGTACTTGCACTCATAATGACACCATTCACAGTATTTGTATTGTTCTGTTTTGCTATTACCATGGTGATATTGTTGTCTAAATCTTTAGAAAGGTCTGCCCTGTTGTATCCTATATTTGTTTTGCCTTTTACGAAGCTTAAATTGCTGTCTGTTTTATTGTTAATGGCGTTTTGTGTAGCCGTTAAAACAGAATTTTTCACAATATCAAGATATCTGGGATCAGGATTGCGATAGAAATCCTGAAGGCACGAATAACTTTGAGATAGAGGTGCATAATGAGTATGGGAGCAGTTGATTAAAATTGCATTTTCATCGATATTAAATACATTTTTTATTTCGGTTTTTATTTTGTGTGAAAAGGAATAATTTATACCACATAAATCCAGGGTAATAATGAGCGCTTTTTTTGAATTCTTTTCAAAATAAGATGCATATGCGTAAATAGGTGTCTGGCTGTGCTGAGCGTAATAAAATTTATTTTTGTTGGAAATTGCGTATAATTTATTGTTAGTATAGGTAATATTTGATAGGTACCTACCATAAGTTGTCTGGTTAGGAGTTCCGATTTTTGACCAGGTTTCGTCAGGGGTTGAAACACTTCTTATCCATAAATCATTGTCATACTTGGACAAAGCAATCAGGTTAGTTCCATCATTGGTTAGTGATCGTACAGAATTGGCTTTTCCTATATTTTTCCAAGGGATATTAAACGGGCTGCTATCTCTTACCCAGAGGGTGTTATTTTTCTTGGTCCCATACAGTTTATTGTTAAGAAAAGTAAGACCGGTAGCTTCATAGGCAAACCCGATATTGGTCCATGGGGCATCATTTTCACTTGCATTTCTCATCCAGAGCTTATTGTTTTTATCTGTGCCATAAAGCTTGCCGTTTCCATAGGCCAATGCAGTTACATAATAAGCTGTTCCTATAGAAACCCAATTGGGTGCGCTGTTGTTGATATCGGCCTGCCAAAGCCTGTTATCACTTGTCGCCATATAAAATTTTGTATCGGAAGAGCATATAGCAACAGCATTTTGTGCTATACCGGTTTCCTGGAAACTGATACTGAATCTTCCTTGTTTGGGATCACCGAAGCCAGCCAAGGGAGAAGACAATATGTTAGTGTTTGGATTGATAGATTCTTTTGAAAATCCTACTAAATAGTTCTGTCCAAAGATGAAATTCTGAAGCAAAAACAGGGTTATAAAACCTGCAAAAATCTGCACTTTAGTTTTAGACATCATTAATTCTCTTTTACAATTTTCTGTTCAAAAACCTCTTTATTTTCATAGGACCCTTTAAGAAGATATATTCCTGCCGGAAGATCCGAAATATCAATAGAATTTATATCTGAGTAGGTCTTTAACAGCGTGTTATCCATACTAAAGACCTGAAGAGATTTAATGGTTGTTTCTATACTAAGTTCTCCGGCTGTAGGATTAGGATAAAATAATGATTGGTTTTTTTCAGATACCGGTTTCCCCTGAACCGATACATTATCTATAAACCAGTTATTGCCATCATCATCTTTTTTTACAAAAGCAATATAGATTTGCTTATTATCAAATTTTGAAATGTTGATTCTTTTCAAACTGAAGTTTTTGCCAAATGATCCATCGGTATAAGATGCGACTGTTTGAAACTGATCGCGATTGACTTGAGAATCTGTGGATACTTTTATTTCGTATTTTGTAGAATTACCGGTAAATGAGTTGTGTTGCGAAAATACTAGAAAATTGCCCTTATAATTAGTTAAATCTATTTTCGGACTAATAAGCCAGTCTTCATTTAATTCACCTGAATTCTCATATCTTACAAAGAAACACTTATCAGAGCCATCTTTATTCAGACTCTCTAATTGCCAATTGTTAAAATCATCTCCTGCATCATTTTTACCTCTTAAAACAGCCCATTCTTCGGGGACTTTTGAAAGGTTATAATTATTGAAATTATCAGAAAACTGCCCATAAAAGAAAGAGCTCAATAATAGAAGACCTGTAAAAATCAATTTCATACTTGTGTGTTTTCTAGATAATACATGATTTATGATTAAAAAAATTCAAAAAAAGTGATCTCACATAAAATCAATTTTTGACCTGCGAAATTTACATTATTTTTAAATACTACAGAAAACAAATAGGAATAAATTAAAATAAAAGAATATATTTATTTTTCATTCAATTATTTGACTTATAAAGTGATATGATCAGATTTCTTTAAACTTGTTTCTTGTATTAATAGAGTTGATAAAGGGGAGTTATTATTTTTTATGAAGCGGGCTATGGGTGATTTTGAATTTCATTAGAAGGCAAGTTAAGTAATTGCTCCAGATATTTACTGAAAATTTCAGGATCCAATCTGTAATCCTCATGGAAACCCTCATAATCCTGCGGATAAATATAGAAATAAAGATCAAAGCCTGCTTGTTTAGCTAAGGTAGAAAAAATAGCAAAGTCTCCCCATACAGAACTGAACCAGCTCAGACCTTTAGCACCTTCATTGGCAAATAATACATTCGTCCAGGCCGCACCGCTGGGGCCAATAATATATTCGGCATTGTTCACCAGGTAGATTTGTTCATGAATATTCAGATCTTCAAAAAAGACTTCTTCAAACCCATGCTTTTGTACCAATGCCAGAATTTCTTCTTCATTATATTTTCTGTACTGGGATCTTCTGGAGATAAATATTCTTTTAACAGGCTGAATACGGACTTTAGTGAGATCCAGATTGTCAAAGGCTGTTTTTCGGAGATATTGCAGTGACGATTTCGATAGTTTGGTAAATCCGGCTTCATAAGTCATACCCGGCATAATATTCGGGACTGCATAATTGTTGCTGGTGATATGCCATAGCTTTTTAAAGCGGTAATAATTTTTTTCGTGGCTGAGGAACACAATTTTATAATCCTTCAAAAAGAACATGAGAAGATCCTTCAGGTTTTCAACCTTCTGTACATCCTCGTCTATAACGATCAGCTTATTCTTTGCATCAGGAATATGTTTAAAATACTCAACTTTGGACAGAATATCTACCAGGAAATGATAATAATTGAAAGTAAACGTTCCACCCATGAAAATAGCTTCCTCATCATAATAAACCTCTTTATAGTTCTTTACCTTGGCAAGCGTCATGGAATGCTGCAA
Protein-coding sequences here:
- the gltX gene encoding glutamate--tRNA ligase, whose translation is MEKVRVRFAPSPTGPLHLGGVRTALYDYLFAKNQGGEFVLRIEDTDTARYVEGAEEYIEEALEWCGIIPDESPKKGGKFAPYRQSERRDIYDRYTEQILKTDYAYIAFDTPEELDAIRAEFEANGEVFSYDNKTRNRLRNSVALSEEEVQKLLDEKTPYVVRFKMPVDRTLNLEDIIRGHSSVNTNTLDDKVLVKNDGMPTYHFANIIDDHEMEISHVIRGEEWLPSLGLHTLLYEAMGWEAPQFAHLSLILKPDVSTLINKDNIDGITKSFAEEFVLKNSQFSFDESAELIKSFFSEVKNPRFKSMLGENDKDNPLTASVKQFLKKGLSGKLSKRDGDKFGFPVFPLNFTDPKTGNVSKGYRESGYLPEAFINMISLLGWSPADDKENLTLEEMIKEFDLHKVHKAGARFSKEKSESLNHHYIQLKSNEELLTILKNLDLNLNIEDEKLLKIIHLMKERATFPKDIYENGKFFFEAPLSYDEKASKKAWNEETSVVLGELAENLTTTEFTSEILKQAVHDFAENKGMGMGKVMMPLRLSLVGELKGPDVPDIMELIGKEETISRINNAINNFK
- a CDS encoding glycosyltransferase family 2 protein; this encodes MNNPPLVSLIIITMNHEKFIEQACLSAISQSYINYEIILLDNASKDKTFENAEKVLSKFDRHFRMIRNTESFGVSKNINIAVSHASGEYVSLLSGDDWFTEDHLAEKVSYIQKNPVDFILSDGYKYYQSEDKMTDAYTPKEKKQIIDTLDRFFHENVSENKTANVGTFVKKELLVKYPFDENINTEDWDMNLRLTSKGYKIGFIDKKLFYYRILSTSLSRNWKLMKDSYEKVTHKYLDYIKADKELYKKYQLKLIHFKYEILLSEKDSESEKERLRTEWKKEKYKVKYKNPVLFFKLLMLK
- a CDS encoding T9SS-dependent choice-of-anchor J family protein, which gives rise to MKLIFTGLLLLSSFFYGQFSDNFNNYNLSKVPEEWAVLRGKNDAGDDFNNWQLESLNKDGSDKCFFVRYENSGELNEDWLISPKIDLTNYKGNFLVFSQHNSFTGNSTKYEIKVSTDSQVNRDQFQTVASYTDGSFGKNFSLKRINISKFDNKQIYIAFVKKDDDGNNWFIDNVSVQGKPVSEKNQSLFYPNPTAGELSIETTIKSLQVFSMDNTLLKTYSDINSIDISDLPAGIYLLKGSYENKEVFEQKIVKEN
- a CDS encoding DUF563 domain-containing protein — its product is MNAKEQIEHLEKELKALRKKYYIKSFFRKAKRLVTDFLPLDSIPSECCTERIMISDKEESELFLPKTFNTVTQATIKAPKNPIEIFALQNVLCIPNSTYFLDLKKEKIYYERWHDDDRITYVYNTNNLLQHSMTLAKVKNYKEVYYDEEAIFMGGTFTFNYYHFLVDILSKVEYFKHIPDAKNKLIVIDEDVQKVENLKDLLMFFLKDYKIVFLSHEKNYYRFKKLWHITSNNYAVPNIMPGMTYEAGFTKLSKSSLQYLRKTAFDNLDLTKVRIQPVKRIFISRRSQYRKYNEEEILALVQKHGFEEVFFEDLNIHEQIYLVNNAEYIIGPSGAAWTNVLFANEGAKGLSWFSSVWGDFAIFSTLAKQAGFDLYFYIYPQDYEGFHEDYRLDPEIFSKYLEQLLNLPSNEIQNHP